AATCTATTGACCACCATGCTTCTAGGTGGACTCTGGCATGGTGCTGGATGGACATTTGTAATCTGGGGTGGATTACACGGAATCTATTTGGTGATCAACCATGCTTGGCGAGGACTAGAAAACCGGTTTGGCTGGGCTGTGGGCGAGTCAGTACCAAAGTGGCGATCGGCCCTATCGATTGGCGTAACGTTTATAGCTGTGACTGTTTCTTGGGTTCTGTTTCGAGCCAATGATCTATCGGCGGCTGGTGTCATGCTCCAGGGAATGATCGGTCGATACGGGTTTGATTGGGTGACATCTAGCTCGTTTCTAGAGCTTGAATGGGTCACAACGCTGGTGCTGTTGGCAGCGATCGGATTAGCGTTCTTCTGCCCCAATGCTTACGAATTACTAGAGCGATATCGTCCAGCCCTAGAAACCTACAGAACGTCAGCATTTTCAACAGCTAAGACGTGGTTTCATTGGATGCCATCTCAGGCTTGGGCCATCATCATGGGGCTTATGTTTGGGGTCTCTATTTTGGGCATGTCGAGAGTAAGTGAATTCCTCTACTTCCAGTTCTAAAGCACAGGGCTATGAAACTATCAAACTCTGCTTACGTTCGAAACTTTTTGTTGTCAACCCTAATTTTTGTTGGAGTAATAGCCAGCTTTAATTTCATAGTTGACCCCTACGGACTGTTTCGAATCGTAGATATTGAAGGCTTCAATACGCTGAAGCCAGAATTCAACCGTAACTTGATTCATAGTAAAACAGCAGCTATTCGATATGTAAAACCAGAATCTATTATTTTGGGAACCTCTAGGGCTAATCAGGGCTACGATCCCGATCATCCAGGTTGGGGTGATGAAGCCCCGTATCCTCGGTTTAACCTAGGAACGCCCGCTGCCAATATCTATCGCATGTACCGTCTCGTCCAGCATTCTCAATCCGTTCAACCTCTAAAACAGATTATATTTGCTCTAGATTTTTTCAGCTTTAATGCCTATAGAGCCAACGACGGCGGTATTGACAGCTATGTCGATGTTTCTTACGAGGGAAAGCCTCAACCCTTTGCTCATCTGAAAGGGTTGTTTCCAGCCTTCATCTCCTTTGATGCGATATCGTCTAGTTTCAAAACCATTGGAGATCAAGATCTAGACAAGGTTCAATCGACCTATTTTTTCAATGGATTTCAGTACAAAGCAGGCCGAGCTTATCAAAATCGAGTTCATTACCTAAGAGGTTGTGCGCGATTTGTAAAATCAGTGTATTTTCCGCCACCTCGTCGGCTCTATGATTTTTATGACGCCCAGACCCAGCGAGATAGCTTCGCGCTCTTTCGTGAGCTAGTGTCTATGGCCTACACGAATCAGATTGATCTCAGGTTCGCCATAAATCCACCCCATGCCTACTTAATGGAGGTGATTTCTAGAGCAAATATTTGGGATAAATTTGAAGAGTGGAAGCGCGCCTTGGTAGACATCAACGAAGAAGAAGCTGCACGTCATAACGCTGAGCCTTATCCTATTTGGGACTTCAGTGGCTATAATTCTGTCACAACTCAGGAGATTCCAGATGAGCAGACTCTAGATACTGGTGACTTCTACTACCATGAAGCATCCCACTTCAAGGCTTTGGCTGGAGACATGATCTTGGATAGAGTGCTTGACTATCAAGACTCCGAGCGAGAGGTTCCTGATGACTTTGGTGTTCGTCTTACCTCTGAATCGATTGAGCAACATCTTGCTCAAATTCGCGCAGATCGAAGATTTTATCGGCGAACTCATGCGGAAGAAGTTAATGACGTTAAAGAGGTCATTGAAGCGCCGCTGAAGTTGGTGAGACGAGTACAGCGCGGTGCCAGAGAAAACCAAAATACTTTGGAAGAGAGTCTACCGACAGAAGACTAACGTAAAGGTTAAAGACCTACTAGGGTATGTTCTTCCCTTTAGCTCTCTTTACAACCTTGAAACATGAATTACTCTTAGCCCGTCTCCTGAGGGGGAAGGGCTAAGAATAGTAATATTCTCGTTTAGACGTTTATCTAGGATATGGCTCAACCAAACTGGCTGCAGCTATATGTCTAAAAGCTAACGCTAGCTTAGAATAAACTGAATATAGGGTGAAAACAACTCAGGCTCTAGCAGAAATGCATCATGTCCCTTATCAGAGTGAACCGTAATGTATTTAACATTGACTCCATCGTGTTTAAGTGCTTGAGCGATCGCTGCCTGTTCTTCTGGGTAAAAGCACACATCTGAATCAATGCCAAATACTAAATACTGTTGATGGATGCATGAGCTAAACAGTCCTTCGGTTGGTGACGGAAAATGTAATCGCTGCCACATGTCCATAATTCTGAGATAACTGTTGGCATCGAAGCGCTCCGCAAATTTTTGCCCTTGATAATACATGTAGGATTCGATGGGATGGGACAGGTTGTAAAACTTTCCAACCGGTTCCTGCACTGTAATCTCTTGTCGCGCTCGATGTTCCATGACATTCAGAGAGATGAATGTTTTGTGGGAAATCATGCGAGCTAAGATAACTCCAGATTTCGGTGGTTCTGCATCATAGTAATCCCCGTTGTTGAAGTTCGGGTCATTGCGGATAGCCAGAATTTGTTCAAAATTGTGGACTCGATGCAGTGGCGTTGTTTCCAACCCTGTGGCAATAGGAATCACGGTTCTCACCCGTTGGGGGCAGCGTGTCGCCAGCAATAGAGCCAACATACCGCCAAGGGAGCCTCCAATGACACCATGAAGACAATCTATTCCCAGGTAATCTAGCAAATGCAGTTGGCTCCGCACCACATCCCATGCGCTCACTTGAGGAAATTTACTGCCATAGGGTCTACCTGTTCTAGGATTCACAGACCGAGGCCCTGTAGAACCATAGCAACTGCCCAGGTAATTTGCACAAATGATGAAATAGTGGTCAGTGTCTAAAGCCTTCCCAGAGCCGATGAAGTCATCCCACCATCCCAACACGCAGTCATCTGTCCATAATGGCTGTATTCCTGGAACAGAAACATTGGTACCAGCAGCATGTTGACTGCCTGTGAGTGCATGGAAGACCAAGATAGCATTACTTGCATCAGCATTGAGCGTTCCATAGGTTTCATAGGCTAAGGTAACAGATTCCAATCCTTCACCAGACTCTAGTTGAAAGGGATTTTCGGCTGTCAACTGAAAAAATTGAGTTTTAACTGGACCAATACTCATGGCAAATGGAAAAGCTATGCAGATGGGTAAGCTGGATCGTGAAAGGCGATCGGGGATCAGATGGATATGACTAGGGAGCGATCGCTTAGATGAGTGAACCTAAAGAGGCAAATCGTAGTACAAGTTAATCATCGGCGTTGCTGAATAGCGGTATGACTCCGCAACTTTTGCAGCAGGTTTCAGTCTTCCTAGCTCCAGGTTCATATCCTGATTCAGCAACACCCACGTCAACCATCCAGCGATCGCCCCTTCCTCTCAATCGTCTAATCGATATCCTTCAGTCTATGTTGTAGCGTGTTTTAGCGCTTGTTGCAGATCCATCATGATATCCTCAACATCTTCAATCCCAATGGCTAAGCGCACCAACTCTGGCGCAATTCCGGCAGACAGTTGATCCTCAGGGGATAATTGGGAGTGGGTGGTGGTAGCAGGATGAATGGCTAGGCTTTTAGCGTCACCAACATTTGCCAAGTGAGAAAACAGATTCAGATGTTCAATAAAGCGCTTCCCAGCTTCCGCACCGCCCGTGATACCAAAGACAACCATCGCCCCAAAGCCCTTCTTTAGATAGCGTTGAGCCACAGGATAGGTTGCATCCGTCTCCAGACCAGGATAGCGCACCCATTCGACTGCCGGATGCTTCGCCAGGGCTTGAGCCACCTTAAGAGCATTTTCACAATGGCGCTGCATCCGCAAATGCAAGGTTTCAATGCCTTGAAGAAATAGCCAGGCATTATCAGGAGCGATGCAAGCTCCAAGGTTGCGCAGGGGCACCAAGCGTATCCGCAGAATGAAGGCTAGGGGAGAGAGATCGCCTAGATCATGGGCATAGCGCAAGCCGTGGTAGCTAGAATCCGGTTCACTCATCAGCGGGAATTTGCCCGATGTCCAGTCAAATTTTCCTGAATCCACCACAATACCGCCAATGCCGGTGCCATGTCCACCTAGCCACTTGGTGAGGGAATGTACTACGATGTCTGCACCATGTTCAATGGGACGCAGGAGATAAGGTGTCGTAAACGTACTATCCACAATCAGCGGCAGACCTTGCTCGTGAGCGATCGCAGCGATCGCGTCTAGATCGCAGACCTCCAGACCAGGATTACTCACCGTTTCGCAAAAGACGAGCTTGGTTTGCTCCGTAATCGCTCCACGGAAATTTTCCAGATCACGGGGATCAACAAAATGTACCTGAATGCCAAACTGCGGCAGGATGTCTTTGAACATCGTGTAGGTGCCGCCGTAGAGATTGCTGGACGATACCAGGTGATCACCAGCTTGGCAAAGGTTGATAATGCTATAGAAAATGGCGCTGGTGCCCGAGGCCAGGGCTAGGGCCGCCACACCACCCTCCATCGCCGCCACGCGTTTTTCGAGAATGTCTTGGGTGGGGTTACCGAGGCGGGTGTATATGTTGCCCAATTCCTTTAAGCCAAACAGATTGGCCGCATGTTCCGTATCCCGAAACGTGTAGGAACTGGTGCGGTAAATGGGGACTGCCCGCGATAATGTCGTGGGATCTGGCTCTTGACCAGCGTGCAGACATTGGGTTCCAAGTCCATAGGTTGTGTTCATCATCTTGCTCCGCAACAAACAAATAGCTTGGAAATTCTATCTCATGATTAGCCCAAACCTGAAACCTTACGGATTGTTCTTAGGTCTTAACAGAGTGCAGCCATCAAAGCCCATGCACAGAGTCTTGAGAGACACCAGAGATGTAACGATTTAGCAAGATAGCCTAGATTGGCTTTTTTCCTATCTTTTCCAAGCAGTAGTTCTTTAACTTTATGCCGTTGAGCAGATAATGTCGTTGGATAGCTGATCATGTTGCTGGCCATGCTTGAGGAACCTTCACTAGTCTACCGTTGCCATTGAGCGCTACCGAATGGATGAGGTCAATAGGTATGATGGGACATCATTCATCTGTAACATCATGGATAGACGAGCTAGACTGAATGCGGCGATCGCTTAGTTGGATCAGGATGCGATCGTGGACAGGTTTACTGATGGGATAGAAGACCACCAACACCAGACCGCCGATCAGCACAACACTGGGGATCGGCCCCACTAACCAGCGAATGGCGTTCAGGGCCGTATCGGGCTGGAGCGCCGACTGGGAGCCCGTTGTTGACACAAAACCTGCCCAATCTAGGGTCTTGCCGACCAAAAAGAGAGCGATCGCCACGGCAATTTTCTGAAGCTGTACCACAAAGCCGTAGAAGACACCCTCCCGCCGCTGGCCGGTATTGAGTTCATCTAAATCCACCACATCAGGCAGCATCGACCAAGGTACGATATAAGCGGTAGCCAGGCCAAATCCAGCTAAAATACCGAGTCCATACATGCCAGCAACCTGTCCTGGCTGGAGCATAAATAAACCACCTTGAGCGATAAGCGTCAGGGGAATACCCATGAGGTAGATAGCCTGTTTTCCAATGCGTTGCCCCAGCCAACCCCAGAGGCTCATCGCCAGAAATGCGGTGCCCTGCACTGCCAGCGCCATCTGGGTAAAATGAACCTCGGAGAGACCCATGTAGTTGACCACAAAGTAAGGCAAAATGGCAGCAGTAACCTGTACGCCTAGCCAAGAACAAAGGTAAATACCCACCACAAACCAAAATGGCCCCGTTCGCAACGCACTCCAAACATTAGGGAGCAGAGCTAAGCGAGGCGGTGCCTGCACTGGCGTACGCACCTGCTGCATCCACTGAAAGCGCGATCGCGTTCCCCAAATGCAAACGTAAACAGCAAGGCAGGCGATCGCCCCGCAGATGCCGCCCAATAAGGCATAGCGGAGGAAAATATTGGGCACTGCCCCTAAGATAAGCTGGGCTAAGACTAGAGCAAAAATGCTGCTGCCAATACTGAAAGCGGCTTTGAAGCTAATCAGATGGGTGCGTTCATGGTAGGTCTGAGTTAACTCTGCTCCCAGGGTGGAAAAGGGTATCACCACCATGGTGTAGGCCGTGTAGAATACCATCGCGATCGCGATATAGTAGCCGAACAGCCAGCCTTGGTTAGGTAGGGGTGGCACTAACCAAAACAGAAAAAAGCTAATCCCCAAGGGTAAGGATCCCGCCAGCATCCAGGGATAGCGCTTGCCCCAGGGTGACTGGGTGCGATCGCTCAAGTAGCCCACCACTGGGTCTAGTACTGCATCCCAGACGTTAGCCACGAGCAAGACACTACCTGCCAAAGCAGGATTTAGACCCGCTACATTCGTTAAAAAGAATAGAACAAAAAACGTTAAAATACTGCCGGGCACTTCACTCGACAGTTCGCCGGTACCATAAGCCAGCTTAGTTTTGAGGTTCAGGGCAACAGGAGACAGGGTCGGCGGCAAGGACGATGGCGTCATAGATTTCGCTCAACAAGGGTAAAGCACTTGGGAACTCAATAGACAACCTGTCTCCCTCTGCCGTCCTTTATCCATCCGACCGAGGCTGAGACAAGTCTAGAAAATCATAGAGGATTTCATCGGGTTCGTCGTCATAATCATCGTCGTCGTCAGCATCAGCGATCGCTGACGTCATGCCAGGGTCTCGGGGCAGTTCTGGACTCCAGCCCGACGCTGCCCAGCGCAGGATGGATTGTTCGAGCCGAGTCAGGCGATCGCGCAATACGGCTATCTCGATGGGCAGGTGGCGATCGCTCTCCAATGTGTCGAGGCGATCCCGTAGCTCCTGAAGCTCTTGTCCAACCTGAGGGGCAGCCGCCGGAGCTGCCGTTTGTCGCAGTCGATGGGCGATCGCCTCTCCATAGGAGCAATCGAGCCGTTGGGCAAGGGCTTCAATCTCCTCTGCCCAATCTGCCGCAACCACCACCTGAATCGCATCACCTGGCTGCAATCGTCCCATGTCAAGCCTCATGTTGATTGACTTGATCATAACAGTGACGTGATCACAACAGTTGGCGGTAAGCTAGGTGAGGGCGTTCATAGCGATTCAACATGGCAACGATTAATAACCATTACCTCAAACTTAAAGCTGGCTACCTATTTCCTGAAATTGCACGCCGGGTGAATGCGTTTGCAGCAGCCAATCCGGATGCCGCGATCATTAAGCTAGGCATTGGGGATGTTACGGAACCCCTGCCCGAAGCCTGTCGCACGGCCATGATCCAAGCCGTTCATGACATGGGCGATCGCTCCACCTTCCACGGCTATGGCCCCGAGCAAGGCTACCTATGGCTGCGGGAAAAGATTGCCGCTCAAGATTTTCAAGCCCGCGGCTGCGATATTGATGCTTCAGAAATTTTCATCTCCGATGGCTCCAAGTGCGACTGCGGCAACATTCTGGATATTCTGGGCAGCGACAACACTATTGCCGTCACCGATCCCGTTTATCCCGTCTATGTAGACACGAACGTGATGGCGGGACATACTGGCCCATCTAACGATCAGGGTGAATATGACGGACTCGTCTATCTGCCGATTTCCGCAGACAATAACTTCACGGCTGAGATTCCAGAACAAGCGGTGGATCTGATCTACCTCTGTTTTCCCAACAATCCCACCGGAGCCGTGGCCAGCCGCGAGCATCTGCAGGCCTGGGTAAACTATGCCAATGCCCACGGCTCAATCCTGCTCTTTGATGCCGCCTACGAAGCCTTCATCACCGATCCCACCATTCCCCACTCCATCTACGAACTGGAGGGCGCTCGCACCTGTGCCATCGAATTTCGCTCCTTCTCCAAAAATGCCGGGTTCACCGGCACCCGTTGCGCGCTGACCGTGGTGCCCAAAACCTTGAAGGGCAAGGCCGCGGATGGCTCCGAGGTGGATCTCCATTCCCTATGGAATCGTCGCCAATCCACGAAGTTCAACGGCGTATCCTACATTGTGCAGCGAGGGGCGGAAGCCGTCTATTCTGAAGCCGGTCAAAGTCAGATTCAGGCCTTGATCAGCTTCTACATGGAAAACGCCACGATCATTCGCGACCAGCTCACCCAAGCCGGTCTGAGTGTCTATGGCGGCGTTAATGCGCCCTATGTATGGGTGAAAACACCCCATGGTTTAACCAGCTGGGACTTTTTCGATAAACTGCTGAGCCAATGCCACGTAGTGGGCACCCCCGGTTCCGGCTTTGGGGCTGCTGGGGAAGGCTATTTCCGGATCTCGGCGTTCAACAGTCGTGACAATGTCAACGAAGCGATGGCGCGCATCACCGCGACCTTCCAAGGATAAACTCGTGACCCAACCATGACCTCTCAATCCCCCCTTGAACCGGGGGGATCGGAGCTGTTGATATCGATTCCACCCTAAGCCGTGATCAGTGGGAGGATGTAACGATTGGCAACGATATGGCAAACAGTCTTTAAGCTAAGGGAGTATACCTTCCCCCCATCGTTGTCCCAGAGGTAACATTTATGCAACGTTTGCTCATGCATAGTCCCATTGCTGTAGCATCTCTGTGGATTGTGGCTTATCTACTGATTTCCCTAATGCCATTAGGGGTGCTACTGCTGTATCCGGCTCCACCGGGACGAGGCTTTTGGCTAGAATTTTCTGTAGCTCTGGGCTTCATTGGGCTAGCCATGATGGTGCTTCAGTTTGTCCTCACGGCCCGGGTCAACCGTATTGAGTCTTCCTACGGACTCGACCTTTTGCTCCAGTTTCACCGCTATACGTCCTTGGCGGCATTTTTGATGGTGCTCGTGCATCCGATCATATTGTTTATCAACGATCCAACAACCTTGGAGCTGCTCAACTTTCCTGAAGCTCCTTGGCGGGCACGGATGGCCGTCATTGCGATTCTAGCTTTTCTGATCATGGTCGTGACGACCATCTGGCGGCAGCCCCTCAAGATTCCCTATGAACCCTGGCGGGCTCTCCACAGTGTTTTAGCCTTGGTGGCGGTGGGGTTTGGATTTGGCCATGCTCTGGGCGTGGGATACTACATGAGTTTCTTCTGGAAGGTGGTGCTGTGGTCGTCTCTGATTCTGGTGGCTCTATGGCTGATTCTTTATGTGCGCCTAGTGAAGCCATGGCTGATGATAAAGCGCCCCTACCGGGTGGAAGCGGTGGAACCCCAGCGCGGTGATGTTTGGACGTTGGTGCTGCGACCCGTGGGCCATGAAGGGTTTTCCTTTCAGCCTGGGCAGTTTGCTTGGCTCACCCTGGGTATTCACCCCATTGGTATGAGAGAGCATCCGTTTTCCATGTCGTCAAGTGGCGATCGCCCCGATCGGCTTGAGTTTGGCATCAAAGCTCTAGGCGACTTTACCCGCAGCATTCAAACGATTAAACCAGGTACCAAAGCCTATCTCGACGGCCCCTACGGTGTTTTTACCACCGAGCGATATTGGGACAGCGCAGGTTTTATCCTCATTGCCGGAGGGATTGGCATCACGCCCATGTATAGTATGCTCCTCACAGCGGCTGAACGCCAAGACGATCGCCCCTTCCTGTTAATGTATTCAGCATCGTCCTGGGAAGACTTTACCTACCGCGAGGGGTTAGAAGCTCTGAAAGATAGTATTGACCTTACTATCGTCTATGTGCCCCGTCATGGCCATGAGGGTTGGGATGGAGAAACGGGGTATATCAATCAAGATCTGCTGGCGCGATATATTCCTCTGCATCGGGGTAGCCGCCAATACTTAATCTGCGCTGCTCCGGTGATGATGGATGCTGTTGAAACAGCTCTGTTTGATCTAGAGGTACCCATAACCCATGTCCACATGGAGCATTTTAATTTGGCCTAAGTCATGGGACGTTCCAACACTCTTTTAGTTTTACTCAACCTTGGTTTAACCCATGCGCTACAACATCATGCTGCAAATCGTTGTCAGCACAACCCTAATTCTGGTTGGAGCCGGCACCTTTTTTGCCTGGCTGCAAAATCGCCCCCAGATGGACAGGCTAGAGGGGCATGATCGTGAAAACACAACCATTGGAGATGAACTTGTCGGCAGCCAGATCCCGTCCAACCCCGTGGAGATGACAACAGCCATACCTTAAAGGCCCACCCCTAGGGACGTTACAGAACTTATCGCAATAGCGATCGCTTTCTTAAGACCATGGGGCTTCCTCCATTCCCCCCCGATAATCCGTGGTAGACCTATTCTCACCCACGGACAGCAGACCATGACGGTTTACATTAACGACACCACGCTACGGGATGGAGAACAGGCAGCGGGCGTTGCCTTTAGCGTTACCGAGAAGGTGGCGATCGCTCGCCAGCTCGATCAGTTAGGCATCCATGAAATAGAAGTCGGCATTGCAGCCATGGGAGGCTCGGAGGCCAGGGCGATCGCCGAAATCACGACCCTGGGGCTGCAGGCCAAGCTCCTCGGCTGGAATCGTGCTGTTCCCTCGGATCTAGAGGCATCCCTCGCCTGTGGTTTGCGCCGCGTCCACATTGCCATTCCCCTCTCCGATGTGCAACTTCAGGCAAAATTTGGGGGCGATCGCCAGCGATTAATGGATCAACTGCGGCAGTGCATTGGCCTGGCTAAACAGCATGATGTTTTTGTCAGCGTTGGCGGTGAAGATGCGTCCCGCACCCCAGTTGCTGAGGTGATCGCCATGGCTCGCCAGGCGGCTGATTGGGGAGCGCAGCGCTTCCGATTTTGCGATACGGTGGGCATTCTCGATCCCTTCACCACCTACGATCGGGTGCAGCAGCTCGTCGCGGCTCTGCCGATCCCCCTGGAAATGCACACCCATGATGATTTAGGCCTGGCTACTGCCAATGCGATCGCCGGCATTCGGGCGGGGGCGCAATCGGTGAATACCACGGTGAATGGGTTAGGAGAACGGGCCGGCAATGCGGCGCTCGAAGAAGTTGTGATGGCGCTCAAGCGTTTATACAACCTGGATCTAGGCATCAAAACTCAGCAGTTGACCAGTCTTTCCCAACGGGTACAGGCGGCCTCCGGAGATGTGCTGCCCCGCTGGAAAGCGATCGTCGGACAAAATGCCTTCTCCCATGAAGCCGGCATCCATGCCCATGGTGTGCTCCGGCAGCCCGATACCTACCAAGCCTTTGCGCCCCATGAGGTCGGCACCCATCACCGGATTGTGGCCGGCAAGCATTCCGGCAGCCATGGTCTGCGTCATCTGCTGGAACAACAGGGAATTACCCTCGCTGCGCCCCAAGAGCGATCGCTGCTGGAAGCCGTACGGGAATGGTCGATTCACCATAAGCGTGACCTCACCGCTGCCGAATTGAAAACCCTCGCCCATCGGTTACAACTGCCCGTATCCAGCCCACAGTCGGTGATGCCAGCCATGCCAGACCTACAGTCTTAGCCCTGGTTTCGTCCAGCTCTGCTGCTGGTGCTGCCCGAGCTGAGGGTGGAGCGTTGACCTGGGATGGATTAGACCATCGCTCCACGGCATCTGCACCTAGGAACCAACAGGGCTACAATGGCCAGAGCGCTCTCAACGAGGAAACTTCAGAGGAACCTGTGGTTGAAGCCATCGCCTGGTTAACGGACAAATCTTGTTGCTTCGGCTGGGTTGGGCAACCTGAAACCCAGTACCAGCTTAGATTCTGTTGGGTTAAGCTAATACTAACCCAATTTACGAGAGAATCAAGATTGCAGGAGTTTTGTCAGTCCACCAAGACCATCATCCCTAGACGTTCCAAGCGATGCTTCTCGGTAGCGCTACCTTATCTGCACTATATTTAACCTATGCGATCGCCCATTCCTATTCAACTGATTACCAAAGAACAGCTCACCCAGCTCCCTCCCAGTCAGCAAGCTTGGCTGAAAACCACAGGTTTCACCGCCGAACCGGGCACCTACGGTCTCATTCCGGGAGACGATGGTGAACTAGAAGCCGTCGTGGTGGGCAGACCCGATCCGCTCGACCTGTGGACTCTGGGAACCTGCGCCCAAGCCCTACCGCCCCACACCTACAAGCTCGATGATGCCCTCTCCGCCGATGAGTCTACCCAGCTAGCCCTGGGCTGGCATCTAGGCCAATACCAATTTACTCGCTACAAAAAAGGAACACCCCTACCTAGCCTGGAGTTTCCTAGCGGGGGCGATCGCGCCTATGTGGATGCTGCCGTAGAAGCTACCACCCTCGTCCGCGACTTGATCAACACCCCAGCAGCCGACTTGGGGCCAACCCAACTGGAAGCCCAAGCCCGTAGCCTGGCCAACACCTACGATGCTCACCTCACCGTGATTGGTGGTGATGATTTGTTGACCCACAACTATCCCATGATCCATGCGGTTGGCAAGGCCAGCGTCGATGCCCCGCGTCTGTTGGATCTGCGCTGGGGACAGGCCTCTGATCCGGCCGTTACCCTGGTGGGCAAAGGGGTTTGTTTTGACACCGGTGGTCTGGATGTCAAATCCTCCGCCGGCATGAAAACCATGAAGAAAGATATGGGCGGCGCGGCGCAGGTGCTGGGCTTAGCCCTCATGGTCATGAAGCTGAAGCTGCCAGTTTATCTACGGGTGCTGGTGCCCGCTGTTGAAAACAGCATTGCTGGTAATGCCATGCATCCCCTCGATGTCTTATCTAGCCGCAAGG
This portion of the Leptolyngbya sp. CCY15150 genome encodes:
- a CDS encoding leucyl aminopeptidase family protein, encoding MRSPIPIQLITKEQLTQLPPSQQAWLKTTGFTAEPGTYGLIPGDDGELEAVVVGRPDPLDLWTLGTCAQALPPHTYKLDDALSADESTQLALGWHLGQYQFTRYKKGTPLPSLEFPSGGDRAYVDAAVEATTLVRDLINTPAADLGPTQLEAQARSLANTYDAHLTVIGGDDLLTHNYPMIHAVGKASVDAPRLLDLRWGQASDPAVTLVGKGVCFDTGGLDVKSSAGMKTMKKDMGGAAQVLGLALMVMKLKLPVYLRVLVPAVENSIAGNAMHPLDVLSSRKGLTVEVGNTDAEGRLVLADALWEASQDNPKLIIDCATLTGAARVALGTELPAFFCNHSKTAEILKHLGQKAQDPLWELPLHSPYRDMLASKVADLNNISNASYGGAITAALFLQEFVKPGIPWVHIDLMAWNLRSLPGRPEGGEAMGMRSLLELIRSAIALR